The sequence below is a genomic window from Armatimonadota bacterium.
GCGCGGCGTGTCATGGTTGTCCGCCACCAGCCAAGACTTCAGCACATTCTCGATGCCCGCATCCGCCACGTAGTCGTTGAGCATGTCAGCCGCTCGCCCACCGGACACTGTCCCATCCAACATCTCCATGCAAAGACCCGGTGCGAACAGATTGTATTGCCCGTCGATATTCGGGAACCAACCCGCCGGGTAGCCCAGAATCTCGCCAACCACTAAGCTTCCCTTCTTAGCCTTGTGCGCGTATTTCGTGATCTCGCCCAGCAATTCTGGGCCGATTTCATAGGCCACATCCAGCCGCCAACCGTCAATCCCCAGGTTCAAATAATGCTGAACCACCGAGTCCTTGTCTCGCCAAAGATACTTCTGAAGTCCAGCATCCTCCAGATGCAGGACCGGCATATTCACGCCTCCCAGCCACCCCTTGTAGCCCGCCTGGTACTGCTTGCCGAGGAAGAACCAATCGCGATACGGGCTCTTCGCCGACTTCAATGCGTCCTGCAAATAAGGCGATCGCCGTCCCATATGGTTGAACACGCCGTCGAGCACAACCTTGAGCCCCGACTTATGCGATTTCGAAATCAGGCCTGACAAGTCCTTCGTCGTCCCAAACGCCGGATCGACCTTCTTGTAGTCGATGGCATCGTACTTGTGGTTCGTAAACGCCTCGTGGATCGGATTCAGATAAAGTACATCCGCCCCAAGGTCGCGAATGTACGACAGCTTCGACTCCACACCCTTCAGGTCGCCGCCCCAAAAGTCGAGTTCATGCGTCCAAACCCCCAGCTTAGGGTCAAATTTTCCCGCTTTCGGCAGGTCGTCCCATGAGTGAAACGTTCGCGGACTGGCGTAAAACTTTGCTTTCGCCAGAGGGTTCGCAGGCGGCACAAACCGGTCGACGAACACCTGGTACACCACGGCGCCGTTTCTCCAATCCTTTGCGCGGCTTTCGATAGAGGCTTTCGACAAACTCATAGCAACGATCGGAACGATCATTAACGTGACCTTACCCACTCACTTTCGGCGGAGTCGCCGAAAAATCCGTGAATCTAGATTCACAAACAGAAAGGGCTCTTTCGTCAACCGAAAGAGCCCTCGAAATGGCCAAAATACGACTTAGTACATGACGATGCGCGGAAGCGCCTTCGCCTCTTCCACCCACTTCGCAACTTCGCTTTCCGATGGAACCCGATTCGTCAGGTTCTTCGTCTCGTTCACCTCGGTCATCTTTGCCGCCAGGTTCGTCGCATTGCGCGTCGCAAGCTCGGCGACGGTGTCCACACCGGCCGCTTCAAGCAGTTCGGCGAACTGCCCGGCCACACCATCGATGCGGAATAGGTCGGCATGATTAACCCATTTCAAAACGTGCGCATGGGCCAAACCGGTCCCTTCTTCGATCTTCTTTCGACCGGCCGGGGTCGAACCCTGCTCCAAAAGGGTCTCTACGGTCTTGATGCCTGCCGCTTCAAGCTTCTCCGCGTACGAATCTCCAATTCCTTCAATATCTCGAATGTTAGACATAGTCTTAAAAGGCACAGTTTCCTATCCGTGCTCTCCATTTATTCTAACGCTTCGACCCCAAACGGGCCGGGACCTAAGGGCTTTTCTGATCGTAGTGAAGACTCTTAACCACCACTTCACATTTGCCGTCCGAAGTCGGTTTGTACGAAATAATCAACTGTGCGTTGGTCTTGGTCGCCGCCATCGTCGTGGCCTGATCCGCCAAGATATTGGTGTCCAGCCCCTGATCCTTGAAGAATTGAGCCACCTTCGCCATCGGGTCGGAAGTGGTGAAAGTAATCTCATCCTTCAGCCCCCCGTCCGATCGCTTAAAGACGTCGCCACTCTCATTTTCCGTTCCCGGGTAAGCCTTGATGCCGGCAGTCTTGCACAGGTCCGCCATCGTAACCGTCCCCGACTTTTCTTCGGTCGGCTTATCGAAAGTCACCGAGTCCGGTGCCGCGTTGCTCGAGACCGCTTGCGCACCACCATTGCCGCATCCAACGATTGAAAAAATCAGAACGAGGAGAATCAGGTACCGCGACATCAGAGGAAGGTTACTTCAAAAGCTATAATTTCGGCATGACCCTCGGCGTCGCAATGGAGAGCGAAATTCGTCAGCAACCCTCTGTGCTGGCAGAAAACGGTCCGAAGTATTTTCAACAGCTCGAAGCCTTCTTCCGCGAGCGCGAAGAGTTCGACATGGTCCTGCTGGCCGCCCGTGGCTCTAGCGACAACGCGGCGCTCTACGCCCGATACCTGATCGAAATCCACCTCGGCATCCCTGTTTCGCTCGCCGCTCCCAGCGTCATCACCCGTTACAAAAGCAACATCCGCTACCGCAAGGCGCTTGCCATCGGCATCTCGCAGAGCGGCGCCGCACCCGACGTCGCCGAAGTCCTGGGCTACATGAAGGAGCAGGGCCACACCACCCTCGCCATCACCAACACGCCCAACTCCCGGCTGACCACCGTCGCCACCGAGAGCCTGCTTCTCGGATGCGGACCCGAGAACTCCGTCGCCGCCACCAAGACCTACACCTCGACGCTTCTCGCCCTCTATCAGTTGGTTCGTGCCCTTGGCGGAAAGCTCCCGTCGCCCCAAATCCCCGACGACGCCTGGATCGAGCGCAGCTCAGAAATCGCCCAAGGCTTCTCGGGACCGATGAACCGGTGCAATCCCATCTTCGCCATCGCCCGCGGCTACGGCTTTTGCACCGCTCTCGAAACCGCCCTCAAGCTGATGGAATGCGCTCTGGTGCCTTGCAAGGCCTACAGTGCCGCCGACTTCGAACATGGCCCCAAGGCTCTCGCCGGGCATGGCAGCGCGGCGATCTCTTACTTCGGGTCGCTTCCCGGCCTTCGCGATCAGGGATGCGAAATCCTCGAAGTCGATTCGCCCCTTCCGAAGTCGAGCGACACCGAACCGATCTTCCCTATCTGGGACATCATTGTCGGCCAATGGCTGGCTCTCCATGTTGCCCGCTCTCGTGGCCTCGATCCCGATAAGGCCCGTCACCTTAGCAAGGTCACCGAGACGCTATAAAAAAAGTGGGCCGTGCCTAAAAAAAGTGGGCCGTGCCTAGGCACGACCCACGGTTCGCGGCTTACCGCCGGTTACAGCTTCGTCGGAACCTTGATCTTTCCGTCGATGATGTCCTGCTTCGCCTGGTCGAGCTTCTTCAGCGTATCCGCACCGATGATGTCCTTGGTGTACTTCATGTCGCTGAGGCCCACGCCGTTGACCTTCAGGTCATAAACCTTGATACCCGGCGTGAACTTGCCGTCCTTCACGTCCTTGATCGTTTGGTAGACCGCTTCATCGACATGCTTGATCATCGAGGTCAGAACGTGGCCCGGAGCCTGGTCGTCTTGGTCGCTATCCACGCCGATGGCATACTTGCCCGTTTCCTTGGCCGCCTCGATCACGCCGATGCCGCATCGGCCCGCCGCGTGGTAAACGATGTCGGCCCCGTCGCTGAACAACGCCTTGGCGTTCTCTTTGCCCGCCTGGGTGTCGTCCCAGCTCTCGGTGTACTTGCCCGGAAGCACGACGACTTTCGGGTTGGCCGCCAGGGCGCCCGCCTTATAGCCAGCCTCAAACTTCTCGATCAGATCGATCTTTTGTCCGCCGACGAAGCCGATCTTGCCCGTCTTGGTCGTCGAACCGGCAATGAATCCCGCCAGATAGCTGCCCTGCTCTTCCGAAAACAGCAGAGATCGAACATTGGGAGCATCGACAGAAGCATCGATGATCGCAAAGTGAACCTTGGGATATTTCGGAGCAACCTGCTGAACCGCGTTCTGCTGGTTGATTCCAACTGCAAAAATAATGTCTTCGCCGTCTTCGGCAAGTGTCGAGAGGTTGGTGACGTAGTTGTTGGCGGCCTTCGTATCAACCGTTCGGCCCTTAAAGCCAAACTCTCTTTGGGCTCGGTCCAAACCTGCGTAGGCCGAGTCGTTGAAGGACTTGTCGCCCCGTCCGCCGGTATCGAAAACCATCGCAACCTTGAGGTCAGAACCGGATGGATTGGTCGCACCGTTATTCGCCGTCGAAGACGCGGAACTCGTACCGGAGCCGTTGGAATCACCACCCGTGCAGCCGGTTAGGAGGAGCGCCATGGTGGCCGCAACCAGTCCAAATGTCAGTGTTTTCATGAGAATCCTTAATACCGTACCTGGTAAACTAGGCGAATTATGGCGCAGTTTCTTGCGCCAATAGGAGCCCCATAGTTTGATTACTTGTAATCTCACCAAACTTGAATCCGCCGTAGACCAATTGCGTAAAGCTTATCCGAAAGTGGCCGCCGCTGATGCAGCCCTCGTTGCCACCGCTTTGAGCATCTCTGGTCGCCACGCTAAGGCGGTTTACGAAGGTGAGTATTTTCTTTGGCCGGACGACAATCAGAAGCTGATGGAGTCCATGTCGGCCCATCTCCACTCCGTCAACGAGGCGATCGAAGAAAGCACGCCTAAGAAGACCACCAAGGCCGCGGCCGCCGCTCTCGAAGAAGAGCCGGTCATGGTCAATATCGGCCTCGCCCCGAACCTTCCTGCCGGCGAAGCCGTTCTCACCAACCGCGAAGACCTGAAGACCCTGCTGTCTGATGTCCTTCAAGGCGGCGTCGAATACGTCTATGGTGCACAGGATATCGGCTGGCAGTGGGCGCTCGACCGAGCGAACTGGAGCACGATCTCCGATGGCGACCTCAGTCGGCGAATCAAGATCAAAGCCAACTTCACCGAAGGCGCCGTCGGCGTCGAGCAAGGTGCAACTACCAAGAAGCGCGGCAAGAAGGGCGAAGAATAAGCTTCTAGAAGTAACCGGAAATCTGGGCACTCAGACTTGTCTGAGTGCCCAGATTCATTTTTAGGAGGGCATTACGGACGGCATTCTCCCTCGCTGGCCGAGGGAGCGGTGAGCAGGCGCTAGGCGGCGAACCGGAGGGAGTGGAAACGAACCGTGGATTGAAGCAAACCGCCCAAGCGCGAAGCGCGAGCCCCAAGCGAAGCGGCCCTAGCGAAGCAGCCCTTGCACTCCGAACCAAGATATCCCTTGGCGAAGGAGGGTCCGCCAGAAAGGGCATCACAAAGATGCCCTTTCCGTGGAGGGTAAGCGACGCACGAGCGAACCGTGGGATTGAAGCAAACCGCCCTAGCGCGAAGCGCGAGCCCCAAGCGAAGCGGCCCTTGCACCAGCTTTCCTATCGGCGAGCGTCCCCAACCCCCAAACACCCACCAGCCAAAGATATCCCTTGGCGAAGGGATCGGTGAGCGACCAGCGAACCGAGGGATTGTTGCCCTGGCGACCTGAGCGAAGCGGCCCTTGCCCTGAGCGAGCCCTAGCGAAGCGAGCCCTTTGTCCCCGCCAACTTCTCCGCCGCCTCCAGATACCGCTTCGCCGCTGGCTCCGACGAATTCCACGTCGGTCGAGCCTCGCTGTTCGCCACATCCAAAACCGTCGCCGCCGTCATCCGAACGACCTTAGCCATATTGTCGTAGTCCAGTTTGTCCGCACTATCGCCAACCGCGTGATAGTCGGGAAACTCGAAGGCCGTACAAATCGTATGCGCCGGCACCCCCGCCCGCGCAAAGAACAGATTGTCGCTCGCCCCGAAGTACATCGCCGAATACCGCGGATGCCCTGTCACCGGAACCCCCATCGCCTTCCCGATCCGCTCGAACGTCGTTCCGATCGAACTAAACGAGAAGCCCGTCAACGACGCCGCGCTGACCCGCGGCCCTTCGGTATCGTCCGTCCGCCCAATCTGCTCGATATTGATATTCGCCACCGTGTCCTTCAGCGGAAAAACCGGATGATCCACGTAGTAGTGCGACCCCACCAGCCCCTTCTCCTCGCCGTAGAAGGTCATCAGAACGATCGTTCGACGCGGCTTCTCCTTGGCCAAAGCCTTTCCAATTTCAAGGACCCCTGCCACGCCGCTAGCGTCGTCGTCCGCTCCGTTGTAAATCACGTCTTCGCCGGGCTGAGCGTCGCCCCGCTTCACGCCCAGGTGGTCATAGTGAGCCGAAACAATCACGAACTGCTTCGCCAAAATCGAATCCGAGCCCGGAATCACGCCGATGACATTCCGGACCTTCTGGCCCGTCCCCGCCCCGCGCGACCAATCCGCAATCTGAAAATACGAGTCGATGTTGCCGGGCAAGACGCCCTCTTCCTTAAACTGCCTCGCGATATAGTCCGCGGCTTGGTCCAGCTCCGGCGACGGCGTCTGCCGCCCTTTCATGCTGTCCGAAGCCAAAAAGGTCACAAAATGGCGAAGGTCGGCCGCCTTCACCGACTGCAGATACGACTGGCCGAAAGCCGCCGCGACAAAAAGCGAGATCACAGATTTACCTTAGCATCTTGGCGCACGATCGTAAGGGTCGTTTTGAGGTTTCTGTTCGTCGTCTTCCCCGTCTTGATCGTCGTTGCCTCGGTGGCCGCATTCGTCTCCATCGCCACCTTGTCAAACATCCTTTTCGCCAGATCGAAAGTCGCCTTTCCCGTTCCCTTCAGGTCCGTCGTCAGCTTCACTTTCGCCGCCTCTTCTACCACTGGGTTGCCATACAGGTCCTCAAAGCCCGCTGTCTTCTGCTCGATCTCGATATCAAAATCCTGCTTGCCGTCCTTAACCGCCCCCGGCGTCACCTTGTAGTGCATCGGCACATCGTTGAAAGTCCGGTCGAACGAGTAAGCCGTCCCCGATGAAATCGCCAGCGGGTTCAGCACCACTGGCAGATAGCTGATCTCCGGCAGCTTGGTCGAATCCAATCCGGGAAGCTTGACCGGCATGTCCACCTTCCCCGCCCCGTTCGTCTTCACCAGCCCGGTGCGGTCAAAAGTCGCCACCGCACTGGGAAAGAATTCGCCGATGTTGTTCTTGTTCAGTGGCAGTTTCGCTCCAAATGCCGTCGCCGACATCTCAACGATTTCCGAGTTGACCGCTTGCAGGCTCGGCACCTTCTCCGCCACGCTCGTCGCCTGGACCACCATATCCACGTCCGCCTTGCCGTTCCGGCCGCCAAACAGTGGAATGAATCCGTCAAACTGCACTTTCACCGAGAACTTGGTGACCGAGTCGACCGGGAAGTCGTAGCCGATGGGAGATTGAAAAGAGAGAATTCCGAGGGTTAAGAGCGTGGAGATCACAAGGCTTCCTTTCTATGCCTCAACGGAATTTCGGGTAAGACCAGTTCCACATCTACCTTATTCGTGACTTTGATCAGCCGATCCAGCAGAACCTTAACCGAGCCCGCGATCGGAAACGCCAGAATCATTCCCGGCAACCCAAACAGCGCGCCGCCGCAGAAAATCACGAACATCGAAACGATCGGGTCCAAGCCGACCGCGTTACCCACGTACCGCGGATACACCATGCTGTCGAAGATGAAGTGGCAAATCACGTAGGTCGCCACCAGCACGCCAGCATAGGCCCACGATGAGGAAAAGTGAACGCCGAACCACTGAACCTTTCCGCTCAGTCCAGTGACCAAGAAGAGCGTGGTCCCGCTGATCAAAACGTTCAAATACGGAATCAGGTAGATCGCCCCGAACAAACAACCGAGCAGGAGCCCGTAAGGCGCACCCAAAACCGATAGCAGGATTGCCATGAACGCCATGTACCCAAACACTGCGATCGCCACGCCGCGTAGGTAGTTGCTAAAGACGTCCCCGATGTCGTCCGCCAGGTCGATCGACGACTCCCGCAACTGAGGTGGAATCAGATTCAGAAACTTCTTCTTGAACTTCTGCGTGTTGGGCAAGATGAACCACACCAGGAGCGGCACAAAAATCAGTGTAAAACCTTGCGAAAGGAACCCCGTCGCCGCGCTGAAAGAACCCTTGATCAGATTCTGGATCATATCCTTGATATGGTCCCTCTGCGGCTCGATGTACTGCGCGATCAGTTCGCGCTTGGTCGAAGGGAGGTTGAACCGGCTCAGCAGATCGGAATAGTTGCCGAGGAACTGGTCGACCGGATCCTTGTTGGATGCCATCTTCAACCGGTTCTCCGGGTTGCCCCGCATAAAGAAGTTATCCAGCGGGTTCGGCTTCGCCAACGAGGAAACGATCTGCTCGCCCCGATCCCGCAAGCCGCCCACCTGGTTGGTGATGATCGGCATCAGCGCAATCAATCCCACCAGCAAGGTTCCAAAGAACACCAGCATCGGCACGAATGCCGCCATGCCGTTGCCCCAGCCGTTTTTGCGAAGCATCCGGTAGATCGGATGCAAAAGAGCGCTGATCAGAATCGCAATGATGAACGGCAAAAGAATGCCGCGGACCATGTATAAAAAGCCAAGGGTTGCGATCGCAATCACAACCCATAGGACAATTCTCCAGTCGGCGGTTCTAGCCGTCACGAGGTGCTCTTAAACGCCGAGTTCTTCGGTCGAAGGAGCCGTAGCCCGCTTAGCTTTTTGTTCGTTGATCCACTCTTCGGTCTTCGACTTCAGTTCAGTGAATTTATCGTTCAACTCGTCGCGAGTCTCCGAACCGGCTTTCGGTGCGAACAGAAGTCCGGCGGCCGCGCCGATGATCGCGCCGAGCCCCACGCCGGCCAAGAGGTAGAGCATGCTGTTGCTATCGTTATTGTTATCGCTCATCTAATTCTCCTTATTGCACATTTTACGCTTGCGCTTAGGGTCGAGTTACGTTTTACTCCCCGATTACACAGAAATAAGCTCGGGAACGTCGCTCGTTAGTCTCAATTTCCTATTAGAGTCCGCAATGATACCACCGGCGATCACCGTCGCGCCGCGGTAAGCAACCGCCATCTGTCCCGGCGTCACTGCCTTCACCGGTTTCTTAAAGACGACCTTCGGCTCCGGTCCCGGATGGAGCACAGCCGACACCGGCTCCATGTTGTAGCGAATCTTTGCCTTCACCTCGATCGGCTCGTCCAACGTTTCCGACCAGTACACGTCCTCCATCGCAACTTCCGACTGCAAAAGGCTGTCTTCGGAGCCTAAAACCACCGTCTGCGTCTTTGGCTGAAGGTCGATCACGTACATCGGCTTGCCGTCTCGCGAAGCGATCTTTACGCCGCGCCGCTGGCCGATCGTAAAGTCCGCCACGCCCTCATGCCGCCCAATCTCATTGCCATCCGTGTCCA
It includes:
- a CDS encoding BMP family ABC transporter substrate-binding protein gives rise to the protein MKTLTFGLVAATMALLLTGCTGGDSNGSGTSSASSTANNGATNPSGSDLKVAMVFDTGGRGDKSFNDSAYAGLDRAQREFGFKGRTVDTKAANNYVTNLSTLAEDGEDIIFAVGINQQNAVQQVAPKYPKVHFAIIDASVDAPNVRSLLFSEEQGSYLAGFIAGSTTKTGKIGFVGGQKIDLIEKFEAGYKAGALAANPKVVVLPGKYTESWDDTQAGKENAKALFSDGADIVYHAAGRCGIGVIEAAKETGKYAIGVDSDQDDQAPGHVLTSMIKHVDEAVYQTIKDVKDGKFTPGIKVYDLKVNGVGLSDMKYTKDIIGADTLKKLDQAKQDIIDGKIKVPTKL
- a CDS encoding SIS domain-containing protein — its product is MTLGVAMESEIRQQPSVLAENGPKYFQQLEAFFREREEFDMVLLAARGSSDNAALYARYLIEIHLGIPVSLAAPSVITRYKSNIRYRKALAIGISQSGAAPDVAEVLGYMKEQGHTTLAITNTPNSRLTTVATESLLLGCGPENSVAATKTYTSTLLALYQLVRALGGKLPSPQIPDDAWIERSSEIAQGFSGPMNRCNPIFAIARGYGFCTALETALKLMECALVPCKAYSAADFEHGPKALAGHGSAAISYFGSLPGLRDQGCEILEVDSPLPKSSDTEPIFPIWDIIVGQWLALHVARSRGLDPDKARHLSKVTETL
- a CDS encoding DUF4332 domain-containing protein; the encoded protein is MSNIRDIEGIGDSYAEKLEAAGIKTVETLLEQGSTPAGRKKIEEGTGLAHAHVLKWVNHADLFRIDGVAGQFAELLEAAGVDTVAELATRNATNLAAKMTEVNETKNLTNRVPSESEVAKWVEEAKALPRIVMY
- a CDS encoding AI-2E family transporter; translated protein: MIAIATLGFLYMVRGILLPFIIAILISALLHPIYRMLRKNGWGNGMAAFVPMLVFFGTLLVGLIALMPIITNQVGGLRDRGEQIVSSLAKPNPLDNFFMRGNPENRLKMASNKDPVDQFLGNYSDLLSRFNLPSTKRELIAQYIEPQRDHIKDMIQNLIKGSFSAATGFLSQGFTLIFVPLLVWFILPNTQKFKKKFLNLIPPQLRESSIDLADDIGDVFSNYLRGVAIAVFGYMAFMAILLSVLGAPYGLLLGCLFGAIYLIPYLNVLISGTTLFLVTGLSGKVQWFGVHFSSSWAYAGVLVATYVICHFIFDSMVYPRYVGNAVGLDPIVSMFVIFCGGALFGLPGMILAFPIAGSVKVLLDRLIKVTNKVDVELVLPEIPLRHRKEAL
- a CDS encoding glycoside hydrolase family 13 protein — encoded protein: MIVPIVAMSLSKASIESRAKDWRNGAVVYQVFVDRFVPPANPLAKAKFYASPRTFHSWDDLPKAGKFDPKLGVWTHELDFWGGDLKGVESKLSYIRDLGADVLYLNPIHEAFTNHKYDAIDYKKVDPAFGTTKDLSGLISKSHKSGLKVVLDGVFNHMGRRSPYLQDALKSAKSPYRDWFFLGKQYQAGYKGWLGGVNMPVLHLEDAGLQKYLWRDKDSVVQHYLNLGIDGWRLDVAYEIGPELLGEITKYAHKAKKGSLVVGEILGYPAGWFPNIDGQYNLFAPGLCMEMLDGTVSGGRAADMLNDYVADAGIENVLKSWLVADNHDTPRLTSMLPSDKDRMLEWALLFTLPGCPNVYYGSELGMTGGGDPENRAPMRWDLVSPQNETLAWVKKLIGFRKSHPSLRYGDFQALRTEKLLAFTRTTGLLREDVIVVVNPTAKKVTETFAHRMGNLMSWEEMQDLVSGGKVLQKMGLMTVEAPPKSIQIFVPVVTRVNGFSPYDRIK
- a CDS encoding M20/M25/M40 family metallo-hydrolase, with the translated sequence MISLFVAAAFGQSYLQSVKAADLRHFVTFLASDSMKGRQTPSPELDQAADYIARQFKEEGVLPGNIDSYFQIADWSRGAGTGQKVRNVIGVIPGSDSILAKQFVIVSAHYDHLGVKRGDAQPGEDVIYNGADDDASGVAGVLEIGKALAKEKPRRTIVLMTFYGEEKGLVGSHYYVDHPVFPLKDTVANINIEQIGRTDDTEGPRVSAASLTGFSFSSIGTTFERIGKAMGVPVTGHPRYSAMYFGASDNLFFARAGVPAHTICTAFEFPDYHAVGDSADKLDYDNMAKVVRMTAATVLDVANSEARPTWNSSEPAAKRYLEAAEKLAGTKGSLR